GCGTCCGCGAACGGGGGCGTATCGGCTTCGGGTAAAGGGCTTCGGGCGTCTCCGGCGGCCAGGCGTCTCGCCGCCGAGCGCGGCGTAGAGCTTTCGGAGGTCACGGGGTCGGGCCCGAACGGCCGGGTCTATCTCTCGGACGTAAAGAACTTCGAGGCCGCTCCAAAGGAGACGCCCAGGGAGACATCCGAGTCCGATAAGCCGGGGTCCGAGCCGAAGCAGGCGAGGTCTACCTTCAGCCTCTCTGAGTGGGCGGCTCCGGCGGGCCGGGAGGTTTCCGGGACCGACGGCACCCGCAGGGAGGCCCTCTCTCAGGTGCGGAGGATCGGGGCGGAGAGAACGCAGCGGAGTTTCTCCGAGGTGCCGCACTTCTACCTCAGGCGCGACCTGGACGCCGAGGGTCTCGTTGCGCTGCGCGCTCGCCTGAAAGCGAGCATGGACCCGGCGCCCTCCCTTAACGACCTTATCGCCTTTGCGGTAGGCCGGACGCTCACCGACCACCCGCGCCTGAACGCCCGCTTCGACGCCGGGGAACTCATCATCAACGAGGCCGTCAACCTCGGCGTAGCTGCGGCCACCGAAAAGGGACTTCTGGTTCCGGTGGTGAGGGGGGCTGAAAAGCTGAGGCTCAAAGAGCTTGCAGAGGCTACAAAGACACTGCTCGCAAAGGCCCGGGACGGGAAGCTTGCAAGAGACGAGCTCTCCGGGGGGACGTTCACCATCTCCAACCTCGGGATGATGGGGGTGGACTCGTTTGATGCGATCATCAACCAGCCCGAGGCGGCGATACTGGCCGTCGGGAGCTTACGGGTGGTCCCCCACTGGGATGGTGAGGTCTGGATCCCTCGCAGCACTATCTCGGTCACGCTCTCGGTGGACCACCGCGTCGCGGACGGGGCCGACGGCGCACGATTCCTCTCGGACCTTCAGGACGGCCTCTCCAACTGGGAGCTTCTTATGTAATTCACCGGCGCGGAGGTCGGAGGGTGGGTGTAAACTTCGTCTGTAAAAGCATGGAGGCACGATGCTACCGGAGGAGGTGATCGGGTGAAGATCGAGGACGACGCCATTCTGACCTGCTCGGCCTGCGGTACAGAAGGCCCGCACGAGCTTCTCTACCTCTCGGGCCACCTCGCCGCGAGCCGCTGCCTGACCTGCGACGAGACGCGCGTCTACTCCGACCACCTCTACGAAGATTACGTCCGCGACGTTATAGAGCGGACCGGGCATCTCCCGGAGAAGCTTGTTGCGGAGGCCTTCAAAAGTCCGCTCTCGCTCGCCCTCTGGCCGATAAAGGCGGCTCACAAGCCGCTCTCTCTGGCACGGGAGTTCAACCGTCTCACCCACTTCGACCAGCACTCGCACACGGCGAACACGATGAAAACGACCAGAGCAACGAAAAACCCCCGCCGCCCGTAACGTTTCCGGGCGGCGGGGTTCCTGCTGTCTCCGGTCTGGACTAGACTTCGGAGAGGACTTTCTTTGCCCGGGGGATACGCGGCGCGCTCATGGAAAGCTCCGTGACGCCGAGGGCGACGAGCTTCGGGATCAGGTCCGGCTCCCCGGCCGCCTCGCCGCAGACCCCGACCCAGACGCCCGCTTCTCTGGCGGCTTCGCAGGTCAGGCCGATCAGCTTCAGGACGGCGGGGTGATCTGCGGTCTGCAGGTGCTCCAGCTTCTCGTTGCCCCGGTCCGCAGCGAGCGTGTACTGAACAAGGTCGTTTGTGCCAATGGAGAAGAACGATACCTCCGGGGCGAGATCCGAGGCGCAGATCGCCGCCGCCGGGGTCTCGACCATCACCCCGACGTCGAACTCCCCGAACTCCGTGCCTTCGGCGGAGAGCTCGTCCCGGCACCTGGAGATAAGGTTCTTGGCGGCGACGATCTCATCCGCGTTGGCGACCATGGGGAACATGACTTTCAGGTTGCCGTGCGCCGAGGCCCGGAGCAAGGCCCGGAGCTGCGGCTTGAAAAGCTCGGGGACATCGAGGCACATCCGGATGCCACGCCAGCCGAGAAACGGGTTCTCCTCGTAGGGCTGCTCCACGCCGGGCAGGTCCTTGTCCCCCCCGACATCGAGCGTGCGGAAGATAACCGGACGCTCCCCGAACGCCTCCACGGCCTGCCGGTACACCTCGAACTGCTCGTCCTCGGTCGGCAGCTCGTCGCGCTCCATAAACAGGAACTCCGTGCGGAAAAGCCCGACGCCCTCCGCGCCGTAGGCTATTGCGTCGGCGGCCTCTTTCGCCGAGCCGAGGTTCGCGGAGACCTCGATCCTGCGTCCGTCGGCGGTGCGTCCCTCTACGTCCTTGAACTCATCGAGGGCGGCCTTCCGCTCCTCGGAAGCGGCCCTTTTGCGCTCGAACTCACGCTCGGTATCCGGGTCCGGGTCGGCGACGGCGTAGCCCGAGTCACCGTCTATGGCGACCATCTTCGCCGAGAGCGACCCCTCGATGGCGTTCCCGACCCCGACCACCGCCGGTATGCCCATCGAACGGGCCATGATCGAGACGTGCGAGGTTTTGGAGCCCTCCGCCGTTACGAAGCCGAGGGCCATCCCCTTCGGGATGCGAGCGGTGTCGGACGGGGCCAGGCTCCGGGCAAGGATCACGGAAGGCGTGTCCAGAGCGGCGAGCCCGGCGGCCCCGCAGCCGATAAGCTCCGCTGCAATCTGACTTGTAACGTCGCGCACGTCGTCGGCGCGGGCGGCCATGTACTCGTCGTCCATCGAGGCGAGCATCCCGGCGAACTCCTCCCCGACTTCCAGAACCGCGGCCTCCGGGCTTTCAAGCGACTTCACCCGCTCCTCGACCCCTTCGGCAAGCTCCGGGTCTTCGGCCATCTCTATGTGGGCCTCGAAGATCCCGGCTTCGCTCGTGCTGCCGGACTCGCGCATCTCCTCGGCGGTCTGGGAGAGCTTGGCCGTTACTGTGGCGACGGCCTCGTGGTAGCGGGCGACCTCGCGCTCGACCTCGGCCTCTTCGATCTCCCTGCGTTCGGCTTCGAGCTTGCCCGGCGTGTGGATAAAGGCCGGACCGAGGGCAACGCCCTCGGAGGCCGCTACGCCGTCCAGTCGCAAGCCCGTCGTCCTTTCGGTATCGGCCGGCATATCATTCCTCCTCGCTGGAGATGATCTCGACTACCGCGGCCAGCGCGGCCTCTTCGTCTTCCCCGTCTGCCTTGACGAGCACCGTGTCGCCCTGCTTTGCCCCGAGGGTCATCAAACGCATGGAGCTCTTCGCGCTCGCCTCCCGCTCGCCCTTCGCAACGGTAACGTCTGCGGAAAACCCCTTTGCGGCCTTGACTATGTTCGAGATCGGCCTGGCGTGAATACCGGCCTCCGGTACAACTACGACTTCCTGCTCGACCATTTCTCTCCTCCTTTTTTCGTCCGTTCTCTGGGGTTTGATTATAGGGACTGCGGAATCCGCCCACCCGCAAAGAAGTACCTTCTCTGTCAACAGCGGACGTCCCCACAAAGCCGCCCCCGGTGGCCGTCCCCACAAACGGTCCACCGGGGCTTCTTCAAACGGACCGCTAGGCCGTCGCCGCGGCTTTCTCCTCGGTGGTCTTCGAGGTGGTCGCTTCCTCGACGGCTTTCTGGTCGGTCCCGAAGCTTTTAAGAGCTATAACGAGAACCGCGCTTACAAGCGTGCCTATCGCGATGGCAAGCAGGTAGAGCGGCCAGTTGCCGATAAGGCCGATAACAAAGATCCCGCCGTGCGGCGCGCGCAGCGTCGCCCCGAAGAGCAGCGAGAGCGCGGCGGTTGTGGAGGAACCGGCGATCATGGCCGGTATAACGCGCAGCGGGTCGCTCGCCGCAAACGGTATCGCCCCCTCGGTTATGAACGACGCCCCGAGCAGCCAGTTGGCCTGTCCGGCCCGACGCTCGGAGTTGGTGAAGAGCTTCGGGCGGACGGCGCAGGCCAGAGCGAGGGCGAGCGGCGGGACCATCCCGGCGGCCATCACGGCGGCCATCGGGCCGAAGGCCCCGCCGGCAAGCCCGGCTATCGCAAAGGCGTAGGCGGTCTTGTTTATCGGGCCCCCGAGGTCGGCGGCCATCATCGCGCCGAGGATCAGGCCGAGCAGCGCGGCGTTTGCGCCCGTCAGGCCGGAGAGCCAGTTCTGCATCCCCGTCGTTGCCCCGGCTATCGGGTTGCCTATAACGAGGATCATAACCGCGCCGACGACAAACGTACCCACGACCGGGTAGACGATGATGGGCATGAGCTTCCCGAACGCGCCGGGGACCTTTATCTTTTTGAGGAGCATTACGACCGCACCGGCGAGAAGCCCGGCGGCGAGACCGCCGAGGAAGCCGGCCCCGATCTCGTTCGCCAGCAGACCCCCGACGATGCCCGGCGCGATGCCCGGACGGTCGGCCATCGCGTAGGCGATAAACCCGGCGAGGATCGGCACGAGCATCCCGAACGCCGTGGCCCCGATCTCGAAGAACAGAGCCGGGATGGTGAAGTTCTCGTAGACGTTCGACTCCGTTACCCCAACCGTATCCCCGAACGCGAACGCGAGGGCGATCAGGATCCCGCCCGCCACGACAAACGGGATCATGTAGCTGACCCCGGTCATAAGCCAGCGGCGCACCTCCGCGCCCTTGCTCGTGCCGCCGCCGCTGGCGAGGAGGTCGTCATCCTCTTCTCTCTCGTCGCTCACGCCGGCGGCCCCGGCTGCGCCGCCCGCCGCGACGCCGGCCTTCCTCTCGGCGGCTTTCTCGGCGCGGGCCACGACCTCGCCCGGTCGGTCTATCGCCTCGCGCAGCTTCACCTCGACCTTCGGCTTGCCGTCGAACCGCTGTTTGTCCGCAACGTTTGCGTCGGTGGCGAAGATAATGGCGTCGGCGTCGCGGATCGTCTCCGGCGAGACGAACTCCGCGCCCATCGCGCCGTGGATCTCCACCTCTATGTCGTGACCTTTTTCCCTTGCGGCCTGTTCTATTGCCTCGGCGGCCATCGCGCTGTGGGCGATGCCGGTCGGACAGGCGGTTACCCCTACAAACTTCATGCTCTTTCTTCCTTTCCCGCTGACTTTCGCTTACCCCGGTACTCCCCGCTTCGCTGTCTCTAGAGCTGCACCTCCCGACGCAGGAGTTCCATCACCTCTTCGGGCGATTCGGCCTCCCGCAGCGACGCCCGGAAGTCCTCGTGGATAAGCTTCCGCGCGAGGCGCGAGAGGATCTTGACGT
This sequence is a window from Rubrobacter indicoceani. Protein-coding genes within it:
- a CDS encoding dihydrolipoamide acetyltransferase family protein, coding for MATELTLPTLGMDMTEATIVRWLVSEGESVEKGDPVLEIDTDKTSFEVEAPESGTMSSLHGDEGETLEVGTLLAYVLAPGEEVPAQATPEAEAPEPEASEPEAPEPMAPEPEARNADTSSEPEAPGASANGGVSASGKGLRASPAARRLAAERGVELSEVTGSGPNGRVYLSDVKNFEAAPKETPRETSESDKPGSEPKQARSTFSLSEWAAPAGREVSGTDGTRREALSQVRRIGAERTQRSFSEVPHFYLRRDLDAEGLVALRARLKASMDPAPSLNDLIAFAVGRTLTDHPRLNARFDAGELIINEAVNLGVAAATEKGLLVPVVRGAEKLRLKELAEATKTLLAKARDGKLARDELSGGTFTISNLGMMGVDSFDAIINQPEAAILAVGSLRVVPHWDGEVWIPRSTISVTLSVDHRVADGADGARFLSDLQDGLSNWELLM
- the ptsP gene encoding phosphoenolpyruvate--protein phosphotransferase, translated to MPADTERTTGLRLDGVAASEGVALGPAFIHTPGKLEAERREIEEAEVEREVARYHEAVATVTAKLSQTAEEMRESGSTSEAGIFEAHIEMAEDPELAEGVEERVKSLESPEAAVLEVGEEFAGMLASMDDEYMAARADDVRDVTSQIAAELIGCGAAGLAALDTPSVILARSLAPSDTARIPKGMALGFVTAEGSKTSHVSIMARSMGIPAVVGVGNAIEGSLSAKMVAIDGDSGYAVADPDPDTEREFERKRAASEERKAALDEFKDVEGRTADGRRIEVSANLGSAKEAADAIAYGAEGVGLFRTEFLFMERDELPTEDEQFEVYRQAVEAFGERPVIFRTLDVGGDKDLPGVEQPYEENPFLGWRGIRMCLDVPELFKPQLRALLRASAHGNLKVMFPMVANADEIVAAKNLISRCRDELSAEGTEFGEFDVGVMVETPAAAICASDLAPEVSFFSIGTNDLVQYTLAADRGNEKLEHLQTADHPAVLKLIGLTCEAAREAGVWVGVCGEAAGEPDLIPKLVALGVTELSMSAPRIPRAKKVLSEV
- a CDS encoding HPr family phosphocarrier protein — encoded protein: MVEQEVVVVPEAGIHARPISNIVKAAKGFSADVTVAKGEREASAKSSMRLMTLGAKQGDTVLVKADGEDEEAALAAVVEIISSEEE
- a CDS encoding PTS fructose transporter subunit IIC is translated as MKFVGVTACPTGIAHSAMAAEAIEQAAREKGHDIEVEIHGAMGAEFVSPETIRDADAIIFATDANVADKQRFDGKPKVEVKLREAIDRPGEVVARAEKAAERKAGVAAGGAAGAAGVSDEREEDDDLLASGGGTSKGAEVRRWLMTGVSYMIPFVVAGGILIALAFAFGDTVGVTESNVYENFTIPALFFEIGATAFGMLVPILAGFIAYAMADRPGIAPGIVGGLLANEIGAGFLGGLAAGLLAGAVVMLLKKIKVPGAFGKLMPIIVYPVVGTFVVGAVMILVIGNPIAGATTGMQNWLSGLTGANAALLGLILGAMMAADLGGPINKTAYAFAIAGLAGGAFGPMAAVMAAGMVPPLALALACAVRPKLFTNSERRAGQANWLLGASFITEGAIPFAASDPLRVIPAMIAGSSTTAALSLLFGATLRAPHGGIFVIGLIGNWPLYLLAIAIGTLVSAVLVIALKSFGTDQKAVEEATTSKTTEEKAAATA